A single window of Tenericutes bacterium MZ-XQ DNA harbors:
- a CDS encoding dTMP kinase, with translation MFITFEGGEGTGKTTLIETIYEQLKATHHVIKTREPGGSMIAEAIRDIILNPKYEGVTPYTEALLLAASRAQHLDEVILPSLKKGAIVLCDRYIDSSLAYQGYARNLGFDFVLSINRYATLNMPDLTFYIDLDPEIGMSRIEGRSKFDRLDQESKNFHLEVRKGYLEVLDKYPNRMIKIDGNQTVEEISAEIIRIIKEKL, from the coding sequence TGAACAACTAAAAGCAACACATCATGTGATTAAAACGAGAGAACCAGGCGGTAGCATGATTGCAGAAGCCATTAGGGACATCATCTTAAATCCTAAATATGAAGGTGTTACGCCATATACAGAAGCGCTTCTTTTAGCTGCATCAAGAGCACAACATCTTGATGAAGTTATCCTTCCTTCTTTAAAAAAAGGCGCTATCGTTTTATGTGATAGATATATTGATAGTTCTTTGGCATATCAAGGATATGCAAGAAATCTAGGGTTTGATTTTGTTTTAAGCATTAACAGATATGCAACCTTAAATATGCCTGATTTAACTTTTTATATCGATTTAGATCCTGAAATTGGTATGAGTCGAATCGAAGGAAGATCAAAGTTTGATCGATTGGATCAAGAATCCAAAAATTTCCATTTAGAAGTAAGAAAAGGATATTTAGAAGTTTTAGACAAATATCCAAATCGAATGATAAAAATAGATGGTAATCAGACAGTTGAAGAAATATCAGCTGAAATTATAAGAATCATAAAGGAAAAATTATGA